In Acidobacteriota bacterium, one DNA window encodes the following:
- a CDS encoding 4Fe-4S dicluster domain-containing protein has translation MTSTSAKRLIPEHLCARCGACVPACPHSVLALDAELFPYYARESACTQCRRCLAVCPGVAVDFRAPAADRTVVHPLLGAYRDVYQACSRDAAIRERASSGGAVTALLSQGLRTGALDAVLAVTMRPGDPTRAAYVLLTDPAEAERSGQAKYQIAHLAEVLPEIRRHERVAVVGLPCHIHALRKFEALEPDLGRRIVVRLGTFCNGVCEREGTLYLLRRLGVRPESVRRLEYRRGSWPGVLWVEHAGGAPVAIRRDVYGALLYLYLAERCLYCIDLTAEQADLSFGDAKWANAWGEGRWSHLIVRTQRGAEFLAQLGSSLELRAAAPADIVCEQAYQFDFKKRRAFLRLRHRRPAPEYALTEPPVTSGGRLRETLFMVAYRSRPLARWILAAVPRAMLWEMSRRLFGRIRRRRTPGSSDVSSPAGPAAPVGRASP, from the coding sequence ATGACGAGTACCTCCGCAAAGCGGCTCATTCCTGAGCACCTATGCGCCCGCTGCGGCGCCTGCGTGCCGGCCTGCCCCCACAGCGTGCTGGCCCTCGATGCGGAGCTGTTCCCGTACTACGCCCGGGAGTCGGCCTGCACCCAGTGCCGGCGCTGCCTGGCTGTGTGTCCGGGCGTGGCGGTGGATTTTCGCGCGCCGGCCGCGGACCGGACGGTCGTCCACCCGCTCCTCGGCGCGTACCGGGACGTCTATCAGGCCTGCAGCCGCGATGCGGCCATCCGGGAGCGGGCCAGTTCGGGCGGGGCCGTGACCGCCCTCCTGTCCCAGGGACTGCGCACGGGCGCTCTGGATGCGGTCCTGGCGGTGACCATGCGCCCCGGCGATCCCACGCGGGCCGCCTACGTCCTGCTCACCGATCCGGCCGAGGCGGAGCGCTCCGGACAGGCCAAGTACCAGATCGCCCACCTGGCGGAGGTGCTGCCGGAGATCCGCCGCCACGAGCGGGTGGCCGTGGTGGGACTGCCATGCCACATCCACGCCCTCCGCAAGTTCGAGGCGTTGGAGCCGGACCTGGGCCGCCGCATCGTGGTCCGGCTGGGCACCTTCTGCAACGGAGTATGCGAGCGCGAGGGCACGCTGTACCTGTTGCGCCGGCTGGGGGTGCGGCCGGAGAGCGTGCGCCGGCTGGAGTACCGGCGCGGTTCCTGGCCGGGTGTTCTGTGGGTGGAGCACGCCGGCGGGGCGCCGGTGGCGATCCGCCGGGACGTCTACGGGGCGCTGCTGTACCTGTACCTTGCGGAACGTTGCCTGTACTGCATCGACCTGACCGCAGAGCAGGCCGACCTGTCGTTTGGCGACGCGAAGTGGGCCAACGCCTGGGGGGAGGGGCGCTGGTCGCACCTGATCGTGCGGACGCAGCGGGGCGCGGAGTTTCTGGCTCAGTTAGGAAGCAGCCTGGAATTGCGAGCCGCCGCGCCGGCGGACATCGTCTGCGAGCAGGCGTACCAGTTCGATTTCAAGAAGCGCCGCGCCTTCCTGCGGCTGCGCCACCGCCGGCCGGCGCCGGAGTATGCGCTCACAGAGCCGCCGGTGACATCCGGCGGCCGGCTTCGCGAGACGCTCTTCATGGTTGCGTACCGATCTCGCCCGCTGGCCCGTTGGATCCTGGCGGCCGTGCCCCGGGCGATGCTCTGGGAAATGTCCCGCCGGCTCTTCGGGCGCATCCGCCGCCGGCGCACGCCCGGCTCATCCGATGTCAGCTCGCCGGCCGGTCCGGCGGCGCCAGTCGGCCGAGCCAGCCCCTGA
- a CDS encoding beta-lactamase family protein: protein MIKTIIMIGSVCLAMSLSSWSDGQQAATPFAYPDTGTGRRVAGYVRAFNDPDEGVLRAFLTENLAPAALSQMPVEDRLATLRRIKGDTGALEPVRIRDGGAGALALLARTAKGQWLEMDFAFEPAPPHRLLGVRFGLQDSPPSSDEPETPITEAELVGKLEQLLADRAGKDEFSGVVLLARGATPVFQKAYGLASREYNVPNRLDTRFNVGSINKFITQIATEQLAGKGKLQLDAPIGTYLPDYPNPAAAAKVTVRQLLDMTGGIGDFFGERYAATPKERIRNLSDYLPLFAAEPLRFEPGARREYSNGGYVVLGLIIEKVSGQSYFDYVREHIYGPAGMSDSGHLETDIPAPNVASGYTRLWGGGEHLGEARRNNVYTRPCRGSSAGGGYATAADLLKLMEVLKSGGLAAPERSREVVAGIGIAGGAPGINAMVEVDAGKGYTLVVLSNYDPPTAMDVARTVRGWLGRLAPPDRPAS, encoded by the coding sequence ATGATCAAAACCATCATCATGATCGGATCGGTTTGCCTGGCGATGAGTCTCAGCAGTTGGTCGGACGGGCAGCAGGCCGCTACTCCCTTCGCCTATCCGGACACCGGGACCGGGCGGCGGGTGGCGGGCTACGTGCGCGCCTTCAATGATCCCGACGAAGGAGTACTGCGTGCGTTCCTCACCGAAAACCTCGCCCCGGCGGCACTGTCCCAGATGCCGGTGGAAGACCGCCTGGCGACGCTGCGGCGGATCAAGGGGGACACCGGCGCCCTCGAGCCGGTCCGGATCCGCGACGGCGGCGCGGGCGCCCTCGCCCTGCTTGCCCGCACCGCCAAGGGCCAGTGGCTCGAGATGGATTTTGCCTTCGAGCCGGCGCCGCCGCACCGGTTGCTGGGCGTCCGGTTCGGACTCCAGGACAGCCCGCCAAGCTCGGACGAACCGGAGACGCCCATCACCGAGGCTGAGCTCGTGGGGAAGCTGGAACAGCTTCTCGCCGATCGCGCCGGCAAGGACGAGTTCTCCGGCGTCGTCCTGCTGGCCCGGGGCGCCACACCAGTTTTCCAGAAGGCCTATGGCTTGGCGAGCCGGGAGTACAACGTGCCAAACCGGTTGGACACCCGCTTCAACGTGGGCTCCATCAACAAGTTCATCACCCAGATCGCCACTGAGCAGCTCGCCGGAAAGGGCAAGCTCCAACTCGACGCGCCCATCGGCACCTACCTGCCCGATTATCCGAACCCGGCTGCTGCGGCAAAGGTCACGGTGCGGCAACTCCTGGACATGACAGGCGGCATCGGCGATTTCTTCGGCGAGCGCTATGCCGCCACCCCCAAGGAGCGAATCCGGAACCTGTCCGACTACCTGCCGCTCTTCGCCGCCGAGCCGCTCCGCTTCGAACCGGGCGCCCGCCGCGAATATTCCAACGGCGGCTACGTCGTGCTGGGGCTCATCATCGAAAAAGTGTCCGGACAGAGCTACTTCGACTACGTGCGAGAGCATATCTACGGGCCCGCCGGGATGAGCGACAGCGGCCACCTCGAAACGGACATTCCCGCTCCGAACGTGGCCAGCGGCTACACCCGCCTCTGGGGAGGCGGCGAGCACCTCGGCGAGGCCCGCCGCAACAACGTCTACACCCGACCCTGCCGGGGCAGCTCCGCGGGCGGCGGCTACGCCACGGCGGCTGACCTGCTGAAACTGATGGAGGTCCTGAAGTCGGGTGGTCTCGCCGCACCGGAACGATCCCGCGAGGTCGTTGCCGGCATCGGGATCGCCGGCGGAGCGCCGGGGATCAACGCCATGGTGGAAGTGGACGCCGGGAAGGGGTACACCCTGGTGGTGCTGTCGAACTACGATCCCCCGACCGCGATGGACGTGGCCCGGACGGTCAGGGGCTGGCTCGGCCGACTGGCGCCGCCGGACCGGCCGGCGAGCTGA
- a CDS encoding cytochrome C, whose amino-acid sequence MDALSILLLTAQTAPVLRDLPLPLPLPAGVLAVILVLAFLAHILFVDLLLGGSLLTLWAELRGRREARYLGLARAVAATVTVNKSLAVVLGVAPLLAINTLYPIFFYPATILTGRLWISLVPILIAAFLLLYLHKYRWEQLSRRPALRLGVLGLAVALLLLVPLVFLTNVNLMLFPQRWGSVGGFWSAALLPNVLPRYLHFLCATLAVIGLFLAGWLRRAADPAVAPVPGFTRPELIRFGYRLALVASLAQLALGPLNFFTLPWRGVTWELAGIFTAGLLFALAAMHQLGRELRETDAAVGRRFWTVVALLSVTVLFMGWGRHTYRENTLAPHRARLVQAAEQPVQTDVSTGERRP is encoded by the coding sequence ATGGACGCGCTGTCGATCCTTCTCCTCACTGCCCAAACCGCGCCCGTCCTGCGTGACCTGCCGCTGCCGCTGCCGCTACCGGCCGGTGTGCTCGCCGTCATCCTGGTGCTGGCCTTCCTGGCGCACATCCTGTTCGTGGATCTGCTCCTGGGCGGGTCGCTCCTGACCTTGTGGGCGGAGCTGCGCGGCCGGCGCGAGGCGCGCTACCTCGGACTGGCGCGCGCCGTGGCCGCCACCGTCACCGTGAACAAGAGTTTGGCGGTGGTACTGGGGGTGGCGCCGTTGCTGGCCATCAACACCCTGTATCCCATCTTTTTCTACCCGGCCACCATCCTCACAGGCCGCCTGTGGATCAGCCTCGTGCCGATTCTCATCGCCGCGTTCCTGCTCCTTTACCTGCACAAGTACCGGTGGGAGCAGTTGTCCCGCCGGCCGGCGCTGCGGCTCGGCGTGCTGGGGCTGGCCGTGGCCCTGCTCCTGCTGGTGCCCCTCGTTTTCCTGACCAACGTGAACCTGATGTTGTTTCCGCAGCGCTGGGGCAGCGTCGGCGGCTTCTGGAGCGCCGCGCTGCTGCCCAACGTGCTGCCCCGCTACCTGCACTTCCTGTGCGCCACGCTCGCAGTCATCGGGCTGTTCCTCGCTGGCTGGCTGCGACGGGCTGCCGACCCCGCCGTTGCGCCCGTGCCCGGCTTCACCCGGCCGGAGCTCATCCGTTTCGGCTACCGGCTGGCGCTCGTCGCCTCGCTGGCGCAGCTGGCGCTGGGTCCCCTGAACTTCTTCACCCTGCCGTGGCGCGGGGTGACCTGGGAATTGGCGGGCATCTTCACCGCCGGTCTCCTGTTCGCCCTGGCGGCCATGCACCAATTGGGCCGGGAGCTGCGGGAGACGGATGCCGCGGTGGGCCGTCGGTTCTGGACCGTCGTCGCCCTGCTCTCGGTCACGGTGCTGTTCATGGGCTGGGGCCGTCACACTTACCGCGAAAACACCCTGGCCCCCCACCGCGCCCGGCTGGTGCAGGCGGCTGAACAACCTGTCCAAACGGACGTTTCCACCGGGGAGCGACGTCCGTAG
- a CDS encoding cytochrome c, with protein MDFPIFHLDWLGNRMLIAVIAVIHVLINHALAVGFIPFITFIEYLGYRRRPADPIAAQAWDDLARRMMAVCFVLTTTVGALTGVGIWFSTALVNPDAIGSLIRVFFGAWFTEWIVFVLEVVFVMLYYYTWRKSVVSDDAKRRHIHFGFALCVFSWLTMAIIVAILGFMMDPGAWPVTRTFLSGFANPIYVPQLYFRTALAMMMGGAVGLLLATLLTGRDSPVRRSAVRYAALWLLVWTPLAAVGAFVYRAVIPGEMLRNMPTAVSTLAFSQWYDSLVAIIVGTLVAAAAVALWGFALPRWLPRAAAVLPILCLAFFVGSFERVREFIRKPYVIKDYMYANGLRIEEYPLYQRDGVLPHAAFAAPGTDRLAAGRDVFMIACSRCHTVTGINSVTAKFRRLALPGRTMGAADMRDYILRMHKAWYFMPPFPGNAVELDALVAYIQTVDRRPEPPPGAQDAGVTVNPSRQRPAPAAPRKGV; from the coding sequence ATGGATTTTCCGATCTTCCATCTGGATTGGCTGGGGAACCGGATGCTCATCGCCGTGATCGCGGTGATCCATGTCCTGATCAATCACGCGCTGGCGGTGGGCTTCATCCCGTTCATCACCTTCATCGAGTACCTGGGCTACCGCCGTCGTCCGGCCGACCCGATCGCGGCCCAGGCCTGGGACGACCTGGCCCGCCGGATGATGGCGGTCTGTTTCGTCCTGACTACCACCGTGGGCGCGCTCACCGGCGTCGGGATCTGGTTCTCCACCGCCCTGGTCAACCCGGATGCCATCGGCAGCCTGATCCGGGTGTTCTTCGGCGCCTGGTTCACCGAGTGGATCGTCTTCGTGCTCGAGGTGGTTTTCGTCATGCTGTACTACTACACATGGCGGAAATCCGTCGTGTCCGATGACGCCAAGCGCCGGCACATCCACTTCGGTTTCGCGCTTTGCGTCTTCTCCTGGCTCACCATGGCCATCATCGTGGCCATCCTCGGCTTCATGATGGACCCCGGGGCGTGGCCGGTCACCCGGACCTTCCTCAGCGGTTTTGCCAACCCCATCTATGTGCCCCAGCTCTACTTCCGAACCGCCCTGGCCATGATGATGGGCGGGGCGGTGGGCCTGTTGCTGGCGACGCTGCTCACCGGCCGGGACAGCCCCGTCCGGCGGTCGGCGGTCCGCTACGCCGCGCTCTGGCTGCTGGTCTGGACGCCGCTCGCGGCCGTGGGGGCGTTCGTCTACCGTGCGGTGATCCCCGGCGAGATGCTGCGCAATATGCCCACCGCCGTGTCCACCCTGGCCTTCAGCCAGTGGTACGACTCGCTCGTGGCGATCATCGTCGGGACGCTGGTCGCGGCCGCTGCGGTGGCGCTGTGGGGCTTCGCCCTGCCGCGCTGGCTGCCGCGGGCGGCGGCCGTCTTGCCCATCCTCTGCCTGGCGTTTTTTGTGGGCAGCTTCGAGCGGGTGCGGGAATTCATCCGCAAACCGTACGTCATCAAAGACTACATGTACGCAAACGGACTCCGGATCGAGGAATACCCCCTCTATCAGCGGGACGGCGTGCTCCCCCACGCCGCCTTCGCCGCCCCCGGCACCGACCGCCTGGCCGCCGGGCGCGACGTGTTCATGATCGCCTGCAGCCGCTGCCACACCGTCACCGGCATCAATTCGGTAACCGCCAAGTTCCGCCGCCTCGCCTTGCCCGGCCGGACAATGGGTGCCGCGGACATGCGGGACTACATCCTGCGCATGCACAAGGCGTGGTACTTCATGCCACCGTTCCCCGGTAATGCCGTCGAGTTGGATGCCCTGGTCGCCTACATCCAAACCGTGGACCGTCGGCCCGAACCACCGCCGGGTGCCCAGGATGCCGGCGTGACCGTCAACCCGTCTCGCCAGCGGCCGGCGCCAGCCGCCCCGCGGAAGGGAGTGTGA
- a CDS encoding 2-isopropylmalate synthase — protein sequence MIRVLDSTLREGEQSPGVAFPAHVRLAMAEALAAVGVDIVEAGHPVVTPEIRRSVALLAGAGLPVRIGAHARALAGDVDAALACGVDFLGIYFCVAPARLADQGLTLVQAVDRITAAVARARAQRPGLLIRFTPEDAVRSPLRHVVIAAAEAVRAGADIVSIADTTGCLVPGTPRNMHDTVRRVRDGLAARDANPLIAVHCHNDRGLALANALDGVRAGAEIVDASVLGLGERAGIVDLGQLLAVLAGDFGGDGRWDLSRLPALYRLVSRAARRPVPAHFPVTGRFAFTHCAGGHVRAALTHNGHYASLSPELVGRRPEVALGHMSGLAAVRHGLERIGVAADDNLARDVLQAVKAAGQGGRPVDLEELALIVRCVAGNDRTPTTSRPETAARVMASVDG from the coding sequence ATGATTCGCGTCCTGGATTCCACCCTCCGGGAGGGGGAGCAGTCGCCCGGCGTCGCCTTCCCCGCGCACGTGCGCCTGGCGATGGCCGAGGCCCTGGCCGCCGTGGGCGTGGACATCGTCGAGGCCGGCCACCCGGTGGTCACCCCCGAGATCCGCCGATCGGTGGCCCTGCTGGCCGGCGCCGGTCTGCCGGTCCGGATCGGCGCCCATGCCCGGGCTCTGGCCGGGGACGTCGACGCGGCGCTGGCCTGCGGCGTCGATTTTCTCGGCATCTATTTCTGCGTCGCCCCGGCGCGGCTGGCGGACCAGGGGCTCACGCTGGTCCAGGCCGTCGACCGCATCACCGCCGCCGTGGCGCGGGCTCGCGCGCAGAGGCCCGGCCTGCTCATCCGGTTCACCCCCGAGGACGCGGTGCGCAGCCCCCTGCGCCACGTCGTCATCGCGGCCGCCGAGGCGGTCCGCGCCGGTGCCGACATCGTCAGCATCGCCGACACCACCGGCTGCCTGGTGCCGGGCACGCCCCGCAACATGCACGACACGGTCCGCCGCGTCCGCGACGGGCTGGCGGCGCGGGACGCCAATCCGCTCATCGCCGTTCATTGCCACAACGACCGGGGCCTGGCCCTGGCCAACGCGCTGGACGGCGTCCGCGCCGGCGCCGAAATCGTCGACGCCTCGGTGCTGGGCCTGGGCGAGCGGGCCGGCATCGTGGACCTGGGTCAACTCCTGGCGGTGTTGGCCGGCGATTTCGGCGGCGACGGCCGCTGGGATCTGTCCCGGCTGCCGGCCCTTTACCGGCTGGTGAGCCGTGCCGCCCGGCGGCCGGTGCCGGCGCACTTCCCCGTGACCGGCCGCTTTGCCTTCACCCACTGCGCCGGCGGTCATGTCCGGGCCGCCCTGACCCACAACGGCCACTACGCCAGTCTGTCGCCGGAACTGGTGGGCCGTCGGCCCGAGGTGGCGCTCGGGCATATGTCGGGGCTGGCCGCGGTGCGCCACGGACTGGAACGGATCGGCGTGGCCGCGGACGACAACTTGGCCCGGGATGTGCTTCAGGCCGTCAAGGCCGCCGGCCAGGGCGGTCGCCCCGTGGATTTGGAGGAACTCGCCCTCATCGTCCGGTGCGTCGCCGGCAACGACCGCACGCCCACCACATCCCGGCCGGAAACGGCGGCGCGAGTCATGGCGTCAGTCGATGGTTGA
- a CDS encoding amino acid permease, protein MSHKLLRTKPVQTLLADTQDEHRSLKKSLRAVDLVAIGIGCIIGVGIFVLPGVQAAHNAGPGIILSFAIAAAACACSALCYAELAAMIPVAGSAYTYGYATLGEIFAWIIGWDLILEYMVAAILVSTGWSAYFVNMLSAGVGVHLPAAYTASPWDKTPGLFNLPAVAIVLLLTFLLVRGIKESSRVNLFIVILKIAVILFFILLTVWHVDPAKWSPFMPFGFTGVMTAAAIVFLAFVGFDAVSTTAEEAINPQRDMPIGIMGSLAVATVLYMAVSAIMTGVVPYQDLGVADPVALVLNRLDLPWASALVSVGAIAGITSVLLVLLMGQPRILFAMSRDQLLPPFLSNVHQRFKTPWVTTLITGGIVAVFAALTPIDVSSELCSIGTLFAFIIVCAGVLVLRYTRKDLPRPFRVPLFPVLPVLGIVLCAYLMLSLPLVTWWRFLGWMAIGLLIYFLYSFRSSRLNREGAATASESR, encoded by the coding sequence ATGAGCCACAAGCTGCTGCGAACCAAGCCCGTCCAGACGCTGCTGGCGGACACCCAGGACGAACACCGCAGTCTCAAGAAATCACTCCGCGCCGTTGACCTCGTCGCCATCGGCATCGGCTGTATCATCGGCGTGGGCATCTTCGTGTTGCCGGGCGTCCAGGCCGCCCACAATGCCGGCCCGGGCATCATCCTCTCGTTCGCCATCGCAGCGGCGGCCTGTGCCTGCAGCGCGCTGTGTTACGCCGAGCTGGCCGCCATGATTCCCGTGGCCGGCAGCGCCTACACCTACGGCTACGCCACCCTGGGCGAGATCTTCGCCTGGATCATCGGCTGGGACCTGATTCTGGAGTACATGGTGGCGGCGATCCTGGTCTCCACCGGCTGGAGCGCCTACTTCGTGAACATGCTTAGCGCAGGAGTCGGTGTCCATCTCCCGGCCGCGTACACCGCCTCGCCGTGGGACAAGACGCCCGGCCTGTTCAACCTGCCGGCGGTGGCCATCGTGCTGCTGCTCACGTTCCTCCTGGTGCGTGGCATCAAGGAGAGCTCCCGCGTCAACCTGTTCATCGTCATCCTGAAAATCGCCGTCATCCTGTTCTTCATTCTACTCACCGTCTGGCACGTGGACCCGGCCAAGTGGAGCCCGTTCATGCCGTTCGGATTCACCGGCGTGATGACCGCCGCCGCCATCGTGTTTCTGGCCTTCGTAGGCTTCGACGCGGTGAGCACCACCGCCGAGGAGGCGATCAACCCCCAGCGGGACATGCCCATCGGCATCATGGGCTCCCTGGCCGTCGCCACAGTCCTGTACATGGCTGTTTCGGCCATCATGACCGGAGTCGTGCCCTACCAGGACCTGGGCGTGGCCGACCCGGTGGCGCTGGTGCTGAACCGCCTGGACCTGCCGTGGGCCAGCGCCCTGGTGAGCGTGGGCGCCATCGCCGGCATCACCAGCGTGCTGCTGGTGCTGCTCATGGGCCAGCCGCGGATCCTGTTCGCCATGTCACGGGACCAGCTCCTGCCGCCGTTCCTGTCCAACGTCCACCAGCGCTTCAAGACGCCGTGGGTCACCACCCTGATCACGGGCGGCATCGTGGCGGTGTTTGCGGCGCTGACGCCCATTGATGTATCTTCGGAGCTGTGCTCCATCGGCACGCTGTTTGCGTTCATCATCGTCTGTGCCGGCGTGCTGGTGCTGCGCTATACCCGCAAGGACCTGCCCCGCCCCTTTCGCGTGCCGCTCTTCCCGGTGCTGCCAGTGCTGGGCATCGTGCTCTGCGCGTATCTCATGCTCAGCCTGCCCCTGGTCACCTGGTGGCGGTTTCTGGGGTGGATGGCCATCGGTCTGCTGATCTACTTCCTGTACAGCTTCCGTTCCAGCCGCCTGAACCGGGAGGGCGCCGCGACGGCATCGGAATCCAGATAG